The genomic interval GGGAGTACACCGGCGACAAACAGGGGCTGGGACTCGCCGTCGCCGAGAAACTGGCCGCAAAACTGGGCGAACAATCATCGGCGACCGACTAATTGCGAAATAGTTTTGCGTATCCCGACGTTCGCTACCGGTAACGACTGTAGCGCCTCTCAACCACACAGATACAGGATTCTCACAAACTATCGTGACTGCTCCCGACACGTTTCGTCTGCTGGTCCCGGTCGCCGACTCCGTGACGGTGCGCAACACCGTCGCCTACGTCGTCGACGTCGCCACTGCGGCGGCCGAAGACCGCCCGGTCGAACTCCACTTCGTCGACGTCGCCAGTACCCGCGCCGTCGACCCAGACGCCCCCGAAGAACTGGCCGCGGCCAGCGACCTGCTGGAACGCGTCCAGGCGTGGGTCGACGAGGATACGGGCGGGACACCGCCCGCGGACCTCTCGGTCGTCACCGACGTGCTCGGCGCGAACCGATACCTGTTCAGCCCCGGTGACTACGCCGACGTGTTGCTCGAATACGCCGCGGAGTCCGCCATCGACCGAATCGTGCTGGACCCCGAGTACAGCCCCGGCGGCGCGGCGCCGATGTTGCGCCCGCTCACAATCGAGCTGTCCCGCGGCGAGCCGGCGGTCGAGGAGGCGCCCGTCGACCGCCGGACGGAGCGAACCGTGCTGGCTCGCGCGGCGTCGCTGCCGAAGTACCTCACCGTCTTCGGGAGCTCCTACCTGTTCTACATGCTGCTGTCCTCGTGGAAACCCCTCGATTTCTTCACCGGCTTTCTCACCGCGACGCTGGTCGCCGTGTTGCTCGCCCCGGTCG from Halomicroarcula saliterrae carries:
- a CDS encoding monovalent cation/H+ antiporter subunit E; amino-acid sequence: MTAPDTFRLLVPVADSVTVRNTVAYVVDVATAAAEDRPVELHFVDVASTRAVDPDAPEELAAASDLLERVQAWVDEDTGGTPPADLSVVTDVLGANRYLFSPGDYADVLLEYAAESAIDRIVLDPEYSPGGAAPMLRPLTIELSRGEPAVEEAPVDRRTERTVLARAASLPKYLTVFGSSYLFYMLLSSWKPLDFFTGFLTATLVAVLLAPVAFSEQPSVRRVGKQLVRMVIYAPYLLKEIAVANLQIAYVVLHPDLPIDPEVVELRAAVWGDAAVTTLANSITLTPGTLTISVSDRAFDIHSLTAGSREDLFDGGLERAVRFVFYGREAAAIATPRERGDDGGRSDG